The Triticum dicoccoides isolate Atlit2015 ecotype Zavitan chromosome 6A, WEW_v2.0, whole genome shotgun sequence genome has a window encoding:
- the LOC119315161 gene encoding glucan endo-1,3-beta-glucosidase 6-like: protein MGSRARSGRGGAAALFVAAVMVVSWSAAGVGAIGANWGTQASHPLPPDTVVKMLKDNGFQKVKLFDAEDGTMSALRKSGLEVMVGIPNELLAIMASSMKAADKWVEKNVSNYLNKGCNVRYVAVGNEPFLSTYNGSFLLTTFPALKNIQSALVKAGLGNQIKVTVPQNADVYDTATGKPSDGDFRTDIHDRILEIVKFLSDTGGVFTVNIYPFISLYIDPNFPAEYAFFDGRSQPVVDGSATYTNMFDANHDTLIWALKKNGYGNLPIVIGEIGWPTDGDMNANAQLAQRFNQGFMTHIATGQGTPMRPGPIDAYLFSLIDEDDKSIQPGNFERHWGIYTYDGIPKYQLNFGVPNSQIKRASGVKYLDKKWCVLKPTVSLDDPKLPDTVSYACARADCTSLGYRTSCGMLDTRSNISYAYNSFYQKNDQDDVACGFSGYATTTGQDPSTGTCRFGIMIEVDSAYSWKPRRVRSNYLLVLLLALVHLCVSSS from the exons ATGGGTTCTCGGGCTCGGTCCGGCCGTGGAGGAGCGGCGGCGCTCTTCGTGGCGGCGGTGATGGTGGTCTCCTGGTCGGCGGCGGGGGTGGGCGCGATAGGGGCCAACTGGGGCACGCAGGCGAGCCACCCGCTGCCGCCGGACACGGTGGTCAAGATGCTCAAGGACAACGGCTTCCAGAAGGTGAAGCTGTTCGACGCCGAGGACGGCACCATGAGCGCCCTCAGGAAGAGCGGCCTGGAGGTCATGGTCGGCATCCCCAACGAGCTGCTCGCCATCATGGCCAGCAGCATGAAGGCAGCCGACAAGTGGGTCGAGAAGAACGTCTCTAACTACCTCAACAAAGGCTGCAACGTCAG GTATGTTGCGGTTGGTAACGAGCCTTTCCTGTCGACATACAATGGAAGCTTTCTGCTAACTACCTTTCCTGCCCTCAAGAACATACAAAGTGCACTTGTGAAGGCTGGTTTGGGCAATCAAATCAAAGTAACTGTTCCTCAAAATGCTGATGTCTATGATACAGCAACGGGCAAGCCTTCTGACGGGGATTTTCGCACAGATATTCATGACCGGATACTCGAAATTGTAAAATTTCTGAGCGACACTGGTGGTGTTTTTACTGTCAACATCTACCCTTTCATCAGCCTCTACATTGATCCAAACTTCCCTGCTGAGTATGCCTTCTTTGACGGGCGCTCACAGCCCGTTGTTGATGGCTCTGCAACATACACAAACATGTTTGACGCAAACCACGACACGCTGATCTGGGCTCTGAAGAAGAATGGATATGGGAACCTGCCGATCGTTATCGGGGAGATAGGCTGGCCAACTGACGGTGACATGAACGCAAATGCTCAGCTCGCCCAGCGCTTCAACCAAGGCTTCATGACGCATATCGCCACTGGGCAAGGGACCCCGATGAGGCCTGGACCGATCGACGCTTACTTATTCAGTCTGATCGATGAGGATGATAAGAGCATACAGCCAGGGAACTTCGAGCGCCACTGGGGGATCTACACATACGACGGCATCCCAAAGTATCAGCTGAACTTCGGTGTACCGAATTCACAGATTAAAAGAGCAAGCGGCGTCAAGTACCTTGACAAGAAATGGTGTGTGCTGAAGCCCACTGTCAGCCTCGACGACCCAAAGCTTCCAGACACGGTGAGCTACGCGTGCGCCAGGGCAGACTGCACCAGCCTTGGCTACAGGACTTCCTGCGGGATGCTGGACACCCGGAGCAACATCTCGTACGCCTACAACAGTTTCTACCAGAAGAACGACCAAGACGACGTGGCCTGCGGCTTCTCGGGCTACGCGACGACCACCGGCCAGGACCCCAGCACCGGGACATGCAGGTTCGGGATCATGATCGAGGTCGACTCGGCCTACTCGTGGAAGCCGCGGCGGGTCCGAAGCAACTACCTCCTGGTGCTTCTCCTTGCACTTGTTCACCTCTGCGTGTCATCCTCATag
- the LOC119315162 gene encoding squamosa promoter-binding-like protein 3, producing the protein MGSFGMEWNQRSSVLWDWENFPPIGENPKNAMQADPRFAAVAATMGNEPLHSSGGSGSGSGSGNFSSSSEMGYGSSKSSMSASIDSSSKAGNNMEFRFAPVKNTDRNMSKNTELGKVDNTRTGTSPSPVVAVSSGEPVIGLKLGKRTYFEDVCGGQSVKSSPSGAASAPNKSPAVGKKAKAEQQKPHNSYCQVEGCKADLSTVKDYHRKHRVCELHAKAPKVVVAGLERRFCQQCSRFHALAEFDQKKRSCRRRLNDHNSRRRKPQPEAISFSSSRMSTMFYDARQQPNFLFGQAPYVQMRSCGSSSWDDPGGFKVTHTKAPWLKPTTAAGVHGMHLSSQQMSDNIMPHGAHHGFDGFMSFKGTCTKFPNQGVQASAVASDSSGAPDLQHALSLLSSNPVGAANLQPSPQMHSGVAAIAGAPNPAMHALGSSVGLWLDGGQPLDDHPRFQVFERWGDHDSELQLPKPSYDHASHFDRMH; encoded by the exons ATGGGCTCTTTTGGGATGGAGTGGAACCAGAGGAGCTCGGTGCTGTGGGACTGGGAGAATTTCCCGCCGATAGGCGAGAACCCCAAGAATGCGATGCAGGCCGATCCAAGATTTGCCGCCGTTGCGGCTACCATGGGGAACGAACCGCTCCATTCTtctggcggcagcggcagcggcagcggcagcggcaacttCTCTTCCAGCTCGGAGATGGGATATGGCTCTTCCAAGAGCTCCATGTCCGCGTCGATCGATTCTTCGTCCAAGGCTGGGAACAACATGGAGTTCAGATTTGCGCCCGTCAAAAACACTGATAGGAACATGAGCAAGAATACCGAGCTGGGTAAAGTTGATAACACGAGAACTGGAACATCTCCGTCGCCTGTGGTGGCAGTGAGCAGTGGGGAGCCGGTGATCGGCCTGAAGCTCGGCAAGAGAACCTACTTCGAGGATGTCTGTGGAGGGCAGAGTGTCAAGAGCTCGCCATCGGGTGCTGCGAGCGCGCCAAACAAATCTCCTGCTGTGGGCAAGAAGGcaaaggcggaacaacagaagccaCATAACTCATACTGTCAGGTTGAAGGCTGCAAAGCCGATCTCTCTACTGTTAAAGATTACCATCGGAAGCACAGAGTCTGTGAACTTCACGCTAAGGCTCCCAAAGTTGTTGTCGCTGGTCTGGAGCGACGCTTTTGCCAACAGTGCAGCCG GTTTCATGCTTTAGCCGAGTTTGACCAGAAAAAGCGAAGCTGCCGTAGGCGTCTCAATGATCATAATTCCCGCAGGCGCAAGCCACAGCCAGAAGCAATTTCTTTCAGTTCATCAAGGATGTCTACAATGTTTTATG ATGCAAGGCAACAGCCAAATTTCCTATTCGGTCAGGCTCCTTATGTTCAAATGAGAAGCTGTGGAAGTTCTTCATGGGATGACCCAGGAGGCTTCAAAGTTACACACACAAAAGCTCCTTGGTTAAAGCCAACAACTGCTGCAGGTGTTCATGGGATGCATTTATCTAGTCAGCAGATGTCGGACAATATTATGCCGCATGGTGCACATCATGGTTTCGATGGGTTCATGTCATTCAAGGGAACTTGTACAAAGTTCCCTAATCAAG GTGTCCAAGCTTCTGCTGTTGCTTCCGACTCCAGTGGAGCCCCGGATCTTCAGCATGCTCTCTCTCTTCTGTCAAGCAACCCAGTGGGTGCTGCCAACCTCCAGCCAAGTCCCCAGATGCACTCTGGGGTGGCAGCCATTGCCGGCGCCCCCAACCCCGCGATGCACGCGCTGGGATCATCGGTGGGGCTCTGGCTAGACGGCGGCCAGCCCCTCGATGATCACCCGCGGTTCCAGGTCTTCGAGCGCTGGGGGGACCATGACAGCGAGCTCCAGCTCCCAAAGCCTTCCTACGACCATGCCTCGCACTTCGACCGGATGCACTGA